A region of Flocculibacter collagenilyticus DNA encodes the following proteins:
- the greB gene encoding transcription elongation factor GreB: MKRSNYITRDGWDALERELKYLWKEERPRITQSVSEAAALGDRSENAEYIYGKRRLREIDRRVRYLDKRLEVLEIVNYSPQQEGKVFFGAWVEVENDEGETLRCRIVGSDEIDTKKNYITIDSPMARALIGKEIDDEVTVNTPSGVKEWYINTIQYKPFEE, translated from the coding sequence ATGAAACGATCAAATTACATTACCCGCGATGGCTGGGATGCGCTTGAACGCGAACTAAAATATTTATGGAAAGAAGAGCGCCCTAGAATTACGCAGTCTGTGTCTGAAGCGGCTGCGCTGGGCGACCGTAGTGAAAATGCAGAATATATTTATGGTAAACGACGCTTGCGTGAAATTGACAGGCGCGTTCGCTATTTAGACAAGCGCTTAGAAGTATTAGAAATTGTTAACTATTCACCGCAGCAGGAAGGTAAGGTATTTTTTGGGGCGTGGGTGGAAGTGGAAAACGATGAGGGTGAAACATTACGCTGTCGTATTGTTGGCTCTGATGAGATTGATACTAAAAAAAACTACATTACGATTGATTCGCCCATGGCTCGCGCTTTAATTGGTAAAGAAATTGATGACGAGGTAACAGTAAATACGCCTTCTGGTGTAAAAGAATGGTATATCAATACAATACAATATAAACCGTTTGAAGAGTGA
- a CDS encoding type II toxin-antitoxin system RelE/ParE family toxin: MAEIIWTRPALDELNEIADYIAVANLAAAQKLVQTIFDKTERLETHPESGRVPPEIPTLNYREIVVSPCRIFYKLDGNRLFILHVMRQEQDLRRFLLI, encoded by the coding sequence ATGGCTGAAATAATATGGACAAGGCCCGCTCTAGACGAACTCAATGAGATTGCTGATTATATAGCTGTTGCTAATTTAGCTGCCGCCCAAAAACTAGTTCAAACAATTTTCGACAAAACGGAAAGATTGGAAACTCATCCAGAATCGGGGAGAGTTCCTCCTGAAATACCGACTCTAAATTACAGAGAAATCGTAGTAAGCCCATGCCGGATTTTTTATAAACTCGACGGAAATAGACTTTTTATATTACACGTGATGCGTCAAGAACAAGATCTGAGGCGTTTTTTACTAATTTAG
- a CDS encoding type II toxin-antitoxin system Phd/YefM family antitoxin: MKVELVTTLKRQATKILADLHSTKEPVLITEHGKPSAYLVDVEDYEMMQRRMAILEGIARGEQAIRNDQVVTNEQAKEQMNKWLK; the protein is encoded by the coding sequence ATGAAAGTTGAATTAGTTACCACATTAAAAAGACAAGCTACTAAAATATTAGCTGATCTTCACTCTACTAAAGAGCCTGTATTAATCACTGAACATGGAAAGCCGTCAGCCTATCTAGTTGATGTTGAGGATTATGAAATGATGCAAAGACGCATGGCCATATTGGAAGGCATCGCTAGAGGGGAACAGGCGATTAGAAATGATCAGGTAGTGACAAATGAACAAGCCAAAGAGCAAATGAATAAATGGCTGAAATAA
- a CDS encoding S1 family peptidase — protein MRILLFFFLFCIAFISNAVVIRHDIPSKNYKLDKAPEYLIDMPHEGHGVLISPQWILTVAHTIFYDYSGKNLKVGSKNFEIEKVYIHRGYVKADKALFEGDATPLMNFLKSRSDIALIKLSRPVTDLKPIDIYPNANEKGKEITVFGRGAKGDGITGENIETKSLRELNHFKNIVETTDEKWLSFKFDKAPNALPLEGMHGSGDSGGASIIFENGTPYLVGLSSWQLWEGDLASFKGGLYGTTAYQVRVSKYRDWIMSVLGS, from the coding sequence ATGAGAATTTTGCTTTTCTTTTTCCTGTTTTGTATAGCATTTATCAGCAATGCTGTAGTGATTCGGCATGATATTCCTTCAAAAAATTATAAATTAGACAAAGCTCCTGAATATTTAATTGATATGCCCCACGAAGGGCATGGAGTGCTGATAAGCCCACAATGGATCTTAACTGTGGCTCATACCATCTTTTATGACTACTCAGGTAAAAATTTAAAGGTGGGTTCCAAAAATTTTGAAATAGAAAAAGTTTATATACACCGAGGCTATGTTAAAGCTGACAAAGCCTTATTCGAGGGTGACGCTACTCCTTTAATGAATTTTCTCAAATCTAGAAGTGACATTGCACTAATTAAACTTTCTAGACCCGTAACCGATCTAAAACCAATCGACATATACCCAAATGCTAATGAAAAAGGCAAAGAAATTACAGTGTTTGGTCGCGGTGCAAAGGGAGATGGAATAACCGGTGAAAATATTGAGACAAAATCTTTACGAGAGCTAAATCACTTTAAAAATATTGTTGAAACTACAGATGAGAAGTGGTTATCGTTTAAATTTGATAAAGCGCCGAATGCATTACCTCTTGAGGGGATGCATGGTTCGGGTGATAGCGGTGGTGCATCGATCATATTTGAAAACGGTACTCCATATTTAGTTGGCTTATCAAGCTGGCAACTTTGGGAGGGTGACCTTGCTTCCTTTAAAGGTGGTTTATATGGCACTACTGCTTATCAAGTTAGAGTTTCAAAATACCGAGACTGGATAATGAGTGTATTGGGTAGCTAA
- a CDS encoding LysE family translocator has protein sequence MEIWKLLFFIPVCFALNMTPGPNNLLSMNNARCYGFRSAFIAGLGRIAAFSVMIALAASGLAVVLYASETLFLTIKILGAAYLLWIAYNLWRSEVSPVSEIAIIQNRFSLAKQEFVLAAGNPKAILIFTAFLPQFVDVSASVNEQFFVLGSTFLILELAAISIYAMFGIYLRQWFSKPQMAKRFNRACATFLAVSGGNLLFSRQQ, from the coding sequence GTGGAAATCTGGAAGCTACTTTTCTTTATCCCTGTGTGTTTTGCACTCAATATGACACCTGGTCCAAATAACCTTTTGTCTATGAATAATGCTCGTTGCTATGGCTTCCGGTCTGCGTTTATTGCAGGTCTTGGACGGATTGCTGCATTTTCGGTAATGATTGCGTTAGCTGCTTCAGGTTTGGCTGTTGTGCTGTATGCTTCTGAAACTTTGTTCCTCACAATTAAAATATTGGGCGCTGCCTACTTGCTTTGGATCGCCTACAACCTGTGGCGCTCAGAAGTGAGCCCTGTTTCTGAAATAGCCATAATTCAGAATCGTTTTAGTTTAGCTAAACAAGAATTTGTATTAGCAGCTGGTAATCCTAAAGCTATCTTAATATTTACAGCATTCCTACCGCAGTTTGTGGATGTGTCTGCGAGCGTGAATGAACAATTTTTTGTATTAGGCAGCACGTTCTTAATTCTGGAGTTAGCGGCGATATCTATTTACGCTATGTTTGGGATATATCTGAGACAATGGTTTTCGAAGCCCCAAATGGCAAAGCGGTTTAATAGAGCGTGTGCGACCTTTTTAGCTGTGTCGGGAGGCAACCTGTTATTTAGCCGTCAGCAATAA
- a CDS encoding DUF4288 domain-containing protein yields MSDKNVSPVGWYVGSYLIRFIELEEDGNFDEENRFLSWESTILVKASSLDDAYDKIEHEAKEHTEPYKGGYKGTPVQWVYEGVTEIIPIYDELEHGAEIMYSESTRKLKNLKKLVKKKGQFHQ; encoded by the coding sequence ATGTCCGATAAAAATGTTTCACCTGTAGGATGGTATGTTGGCTCATATCTCATAAGGTTTATTGAGCTTGAAGAAGATGGAAACTTTGACGAAGAGAATAGGTTCCTTTCATGGGAAAGTACCATATTGGTTAAAGCATCTAGCCTTGATGACGCATACGATAAAATTGAACATGAAGCTAAAGAGCATACTGAGCCATATAAAGGTGGTTATAAAGGCACTCCTGTACAGTGGGTTTACGAAGGGGTTACGGAAATAATACCAATCTATGACGAGTTAGAGCACGGAGCAGAAATAATGTATTCGGAGTCTACTCGTAAACTAAAAAACCTAAAGAAATTAGTTAAGAAAAAAGGTCAATTTCATCAATAA
- a CDS encoding DUF1330 domain-containing protein: MAYEMLVGLQVKDNEIYQQYRDAMMPILQSFGGSFGVDFKVAEVLKPAEGSKINRVFTINFPDKQAMDAFFSNPEYLQAKERFFEKSVAETTIIASYEIS; encoded by the coding sequence ATGGCCTATGAAATGCTGGTGGGATTACAGGTAAAAGATAACGAAATATATCAACAATATCGTGATGCAATGATGCCTATCTTACAATCATTTGGTGGTAGTTTTGGGGTCGACTTTAAAGTGGCTGAAGTATTAAAGCCAGCAGAAGGCAGTAAAATTAATCGCGTTTTCACTATCAACTTTCCTGATAAGCAAGCAATGGATGCGTTTTTTAGCAATCCAGAATATCTCCAAGCAAAAGAGCGCTTCTTTGAAAAGTCAGTGGCCGAAACAACGATTATTGCGAGCTATGAAATAAGTTAA
- a CDS encoding DoxX-like family protein, translating to MKTINIARFAVGLSWIYHGLFPKLMHVAPLEKLITSTMGFSEYFSYWITKVAGIGEVIFGVLLIILFKSKSLIWLNIFGLVMLLLYVAIQVPYVLVEAFNPVTTNLLMIAMSVIWLKELQHRQYQPSEK from the coding sequence ATGAAAACAATAAATATTGCGCGTTTCGCGGTGGGGCTAAGTTGGATTTACCACGGATTATTTCCAAAGTTAATGCATGTTGCACCGCTGGAAAAGTTAATAACCAGTACAATGGGATTTAGTGAGTATTTTTCTTATTGGATAACCAAAGTAGCAGGCATCGGTGAAGTGATCTTTGGTGTACTCTTGATAATACTTTTTAAAAGTAAATCATTAATTTGGTTAAATATATTTGGTTTAGTGATGCTGCTGTTGTATGTTGCCATACAAGTACCATATGTGCTTGTTGAAGCATTTAATCCAGTAACAACAAACCTTTTAATGATCGCGATGAGTGTTATTTGGCTTAAAGAGCTACAACATCGTCAGTATCAACCGTCCGAAAAATAA
- a CDS encoding coiled-coil domain-containing protein, whose protein sequence is MMTQQEATLELVNSRQFSAENEQEKRAKVNENTNSPVSTSEDHALTPTGNIKQAISAFSHELMQQIDAERAALVAAHQVQHQAQLAHLQQQLTQFNKDNLHLQKVIAQQTADFNKERETFTQNNQEEALSNQISQLEISNAAYEKKQQQQRQYIETLKAELDEALVAVKTQTQHAAQVAQEQQCEREQQAADFQKEQQGLQLALDEMLAKYAGIQQAEQQLKSALSESEQQVQLLTDTLKDMELALEDQIAETESNKANASHFESQIITLNQQIVEAKQAHHTELSSAQTLLKNEQQLVAKLQQQHAANTAELSSLQHQLTAQQQESEAQMAAQQQQAESQFQQTQSQLQATHQHALTDLAQQLSRLEDDKDKLTDEVNSLKADITAAETSKEQLLIAHQEQEQQWQDSLAQAQASARQAEQALTNKEQAMLDIQQHITQLQTRYTHTHTKLDNDSQQARETIKALREQIEGLQTQFVETQSDMEAKVTEYRLKFEYAQSQLTKEN, encoded by the coding sequence ATGATGACTCAACAAGAAGCAACATTAGAACTCGTTAATTCTCGTCAATTTTCAGCAGAAAACGAGCAAGAAAAACGCGCTAAAGTGAACGAAAATACTAATAGTCCTGTTAGTACTTCCGAGGATCATGCGCTAACGCCTACAGGTAATATTAAGCAAGCAATTAGTGCGTTTAGCCACGAACTAATGCAACAAATAGATGCAGAGCGCGCAGCATTAGTTGCCGCACATCAGGTGCAGCATCAAGCTCAATTAGCGCATTTGCAGCAGCAACTAACGCAGTTTAATAAAGATAATCTGCACCTACAAAAAGTGATTGCGCAACAAACAGCCGATTTCAATAAAGAGCGCGAAACTTTCACGCAAAATAACCAAGAAGAGGCGTTATCAAATCAGATCTCACAGCTTGAGATCAGTAACGCAGCGTATGAGAAAAAACAGCAGCAACAACGGCAGTATATTGAAACATTAAAAGCAGAATTAGACGAAGCGTTAGTAGCAGTAAAAACGCAAACGCAACACGCTGCGCAAGTCGCACAAGAGCAACAATGTGAACGTGAACAGCAAGCTGCTGATTTTCAAAAAGAACAGCAAGGCTTACAGCTTGCGCTAGATGAGATGTTGGCAAAATATGCAGGCATACAGCAAGCCGAGCAGCAACTTAAAAGCGCACTTAGTGAAAGTGAACAGCAAGTACAATTATTGACTGACACCTTAAAAGATATGGAGTTGGCTCTGGAAGACCAAATTGCTGAAACAGAAAGCAATAAAGCGAATGCCTCGCATTTTGAAAGCCAGATAATCACTCTTAATCAGCAAATAGTAGAAGCAAAGCAAGCGCATCATACAGAACTGTCGTCAGCGCAAACGCTATTAAAAAATGAACAGCAATTGGTTGCTAAATTGCAACAACAGCATGCCGCGAATACGGCTGAATTGTCGTCACTTCAGCATCAGCTAACTGCTCAGCAGCAAGAAAGCGAGGCCCAAATGGCAGCGCAACAGCAACAAGCTGAGTCACAATTCCAACAAACACAATCTCAATTGCAAGCAACACATCAACACGCGTTAACCGATTTAGCACAGCAACTAAGCAGGCTTGAAGACGATAAAGATAAATTAACGGATGAAGTCAATAGTTTAAAAGCTGACATTACTGCGGCTGAAACCAGTAAAGAACAACTGCTGATAGCACACCAAGAGCAAGAGCAGCAATGGCAAGACAGCTTAGCGCAAGCTCAAGCGTCAGCACGTCAAGCAGAGCAAGCGCTAACTAACAAAGAACAAGCCATGTTAGACATTCAGCAACATATCACACAGCTACAAACGCGCTATACGCACACGCATACCAAGCTTGATAATGATTCACAACAAGCGCGTGAAACCATTAAAGCGCTACGCGAGCAAATTGAAGGTTTGCAAACACAATTTGTCGAAACACAATCTGACATGGAAGCAAAAGTCACTGAATATCGCTTAAAATTTGAATATGCGCAGTCACAATTAACAAAGGAAAACTAA
- a CDS encoding YhgN family NAAT transporter yields MDIITAAVTLFLIMDPLGNLPIVISALKNVEKSRRNIVLIRELILSLLIMLMFLFAGESILDFLNLRQESVSIAGGIILFLIAIKMIFPSPGGVIGVKEGEEPFLVPIAVPMIAGPSILAALLLLANQDPNRMMDWSLALIGAWLISAVILMFSGALHRMLGERGLTALERLMGMILVMIAVQMLLDGIGVYFKL; encoded by the coding sequence ATGGACATTATTACAGCAGCCGTCACATTATTCTTAATTATGGATCCTTTGGGCAACTTACCAATCGTGATCTCAGCGTTAAAAAATGTGGAAAAATCTCGACGAAACATCGTGCTCATTCGCGAACTTATTTTGTCGTTGCTGATAATGTTAATGTTTCTTTTTGCAGGCGAATCCATTCTAGACTTTCTTAATTTACGGCAAGAATCGGTAAGTATTGCTGGTGGTATTATTTTATTCTTAATTGCGATTAAAATGATTTTTCCCTCTCCCGGTGGCGTTATTGGTGTGAAAGAAGGCGAAGAGCCGTTTTTAGTGCCTATTGCAGTGCCTATGATCGCGGGGCCGTCAATTTTAGCAGCCTTACTGCTGTTAGCTAACCAAGATCCAAATCGTATGATGGACTGGAGCCTTGCGTTGATTGGCGCTTGGTTAATCAGTGCAGTTATATTAATGTTTTCTGGCGCGCTTCACCGTATGTTAGGAGAGCGAGGATTAACAGCACTAGAACGACTAATGGGTATGATACTGGTGATGATAGCGGTACAAATGCTATTAGATGGCATTGGCGTTTACTTTAAGCTGTAA
- a CDS encoding DUF2721 domain-containing protein, with translation MTITTPALLFPAISLLFLAYTNRFLVLAQLIRQLNSREQNQAREMAKRQISNLKKRIVLIRAMQWFGVLAFMFCTFAMFFMFVELMIAGQWCFGISLISLLLSLFISLYEIQISCDAINIELENLEDN, from the coding sequence ATGACTATCACTACCCCAGCACTTTTATTTCCTGCCATTTCATTATTATTTTTGGCTTATACCAATCGCTTTTTAGTGTTAGCGCAATTAATTAGACAACTTAATAGCCGCGAACAAAACCAAGCAAGAGAAATGGCAAAGCGGCAGATCTCTAATCTTAAAAAACGCATCGTGCTCATCCGTGCCATGCAATGGTTTGGTGTACTCGCTTTTATGTTTTGCACATTTGCGATGTTTTTTATGTTTGTAGAGTTAATGATTGCAGGCCAATGGTGCTTCGGCATTAGCCTTATTTCGTTATTGCTTTCTTTATTTATTTCGCTGTATGAAATTCAGATTTCCTGCGACGCTATTAATATAGAACTGGAAAATCTAGAAGATAATTAA
- a CDS encoding DUF3369 domain-containing protein, whose amino-acid sequence MAETLFKFYSEDDEPEQPESQDEHCWRVLVIDDEDDIHEITRLVLSSFEFDNKPLKFINAYSGEEAKTYFEQHNDIAVALVDVVMETNNAGLELIKHVRNVQQNTFTRLILRTGQPGEAPEESVIRDFDINDYKNKTELTSIKLKSLMYSALRGYRDLCTIKYQNKSLERLISVTAHFVECDTLHQFAEVLLAQTAHVLTVEPDTVYCCAATNTVYEEADNYEILALSGEEPCPDQQCKTRIPAPIKQALEDAHNSKQSIHHHDYFVGYYTSSNNIEHLLYVSKQSPLERHEHRLLELFANNIAIAYERIRLREISRESQKELSYILGEAVEKRSKETGSHVKRVALFSHLLAIKYGLSEYEAEVIKLASPLHDVGKIGIPDRILNKTSQLDDAEWEIMKTHAQLGYEILRKSKNDIIKVGAIIAHQHHEKWDGTGYPNQLKELEISIEGRISALADVFDALASSRCYKPPWPTEKVIEFLKQNSGKHFEPKLVNILLNNLDAFLAIRDEYPDEDE is encoded by the coding sequence GTGGCAGAAACGCTTTTCAAATTTTACTCTGAAGATGATGAGCCTGAGCAACCAGAATCGCAAGACGAACACTGCTGGCGCGTACTGGTTATTGATGACGAAGATGACATCCATGAAATAACTCGGCTGGTGCTAAGCAGCTTTGAATTTGATAACAAGCCACTCAAATTTATAAACGCCTATTCTGGGGAAGAGGCAAAAACGTATTTTGAACAACACAATGATATCGCGGTAGCACTGGTTGATGTTGTGATGGAAACCAATAATGCGGGGCTAGAATTAATTAAACATGTACGAAACGTTCAACAAAATACCTTTACCCGTTTAATTCTTAGAACGGGGCAACCGGGTGAAGCACCTGAAGAATCTGTCATTCGTGATTTTGACATTAACGATTACAAAAACAAAACTGAGCTCACTTCCATTAAACTAAAAAGCTTAATGTACAGTGCACTGCGTGGCTATCGCGATTTATGCACCATTAAGTATCAAAATAAAAGCTTAGAACGGCTGATATCCGTGACTGCTCATTTTGTTGAGTGCGACACACTTCACCAATTTGCTGAAGTGTTATTAGCGCAAACCGCACATGTATTAACCGTTGAGCCTGATACCGTATATTGTTGCGCGGCCACTAATACAGTGTACGAAGAAGCCGATAATTATGAAATACTGGCGCTTTCCGGCGAAGAACCATGCCCTGATCAGCAGTGTAAAACACGGATCCCAGCCCCCATTAAGCAAGCACTTGAAGATGCCCATAACTCAAAACAAAGTATTCATCACCATGATTACTTTGTTGGCTACTATACTTCGTCAAACAACATAGAGCATTTATTGTATGTGAGTAAGCAGTCTCCACTAGAGCGCCATGAACATCGCTTACTAGAATTATTCGCCAACAATATTGCCATTGCGTACGAGCGCATTCGTTTACGTGAAATAAGCCGTGAATCACAAAAAGAATTATCCTACATTCTTGGTGAAGCCGTTGAAAAACGTTCTAAAGAAACCGGTAGCCATGTAAAAAGAGTGGCGCTATTTAGCCACTTACTCGCTATCAAATACGGCCTTTCTGAATATGAAGCTGAGGTTATTAAACTCGCTTCGCCACTCCATGATGTAGGCAAAATAGGCATTCCGGATCGCATTCTAAATAAAACCTCTCAGCTTGATGATGCCGAATGGGAAATCATGAAAACCCACGCGCAATTAGGCTACGAGATCTTGCGTAAGTCTAAAAATGACATCATAAAAGTGGGCGCAATCATTGCGCACCAACACCATGAAAAATGGGACGGTACAGGCTATCCCAACCAGCTGAAAGAATTAGAGATTTCGATCGAAGGAAGAATAAGCGCGCTTGCCGATGTGTTTGACGCTTTAGCCAGCTCACGCTGCTATAAACCACCTTGGCCAACTGAAAAAGTGATTGAATTTCTTAAACAAAATTCGGGTAAACATTTTGAGCCAAAGCTCGTGAATATTTTACTAAATAATTTAGATGCGTTTTTGGCGATCAGAGATGAGTATCCAGACGAAGATGAATGA
- the ubiA gene encoding 4-hydroxybenzoate octaprenyltransferase, whose translation MSVLQLTPAHWSAYSRLMRLEKPIGIYLLLWPTLWALWIASDGVPALKYLVIFVCGVAIMRSAGCVINDYADRNIDGAVKRTQMRPLAAKEITEKEALQLFAVLIVCAFSLVIWLSWQTIALSAVGLLLAASYPFMKRYTHFPQVVLGAAYSWGMPMAFMAVQGHIPTVLWLMYIANLAWTVAYDTMYAMVDRDDDLRIGVKSTAVFFGRFDKLAIALLQLVTLSLLIAVGLILSFSIYYFIGIAVAASFFAYQQMLIQHRERDACFRAFLNNHYAGFAVFIGIVVHYLLR comes from the coding sequence ATGTCTGTATTGCAACTTACCCCCGCGCATTGGTCTGCTTATAGCCGCCTGATGCGACTAGAAAAACCCATTGGTATTTACCTTTTATTATGGCCAACTTTGTGGGCACTTTGGATAGCGTCTGATGGTGTGCCAGCACTAAAGTATTTGGTGATTTTTGTGTGCGGTGTGGCGATTATGCGCTCTGCTGGCTGCGTGATAAATGATTACGCAGATCGCAATATTGATGGTGCGGTTAAACGCACGCAAATGCGCCCGCTGGCTGCAAAAGAGATAACTGAAAAAGAAGCATTACAGCTTTTTGCAGTGCTGATTGTGTGCGCGTTTAGTTTAGTTATCTGGTTAAGTTGGCAAACAATCGCATTATCAGCGGTAGGCTTATTGCTTGCTGCAAGCTACCCATTTATGAAGCGCTACACCCATTTTCCTCAAGTGGTATTGGGTGCTGCGTATAGTTGGGGGATGCCAATGGCGTTCATGGCGGTGCAAGGACACATTCCAACCGTGCTGTGGTTAATGTATATCGCCAACTTAGCGTGGACGGTTGCTTACGATACTATGTATGCCATGGTAGACAGAGATGATGATTTGCGCATTGGGGTAAAAAGTACCGCAGTGTTTTTTGGTCGATTTGATAAGTTAGCCATCGCCTTATTACAATTAGTCACGTTAAGCTTACTGATTGCAGTGGGCTTGATCTTGTCATTTTCTATTTACTACTTTATTGGTATTGCCGTTGCGGCGAGTTTCTTTGCATATCAGCAAATGTTAATTCAACATCGTGAACGCGATGCTTGCTTTCGCGCTTTTCTGAATAATCATTATGCGGGCTTTGCGGTATTTATCGGTATTGTGGTGCATTACTTGTTAAGGTAA
- a CDS encoding chorismate--pyruvate lyase family protein, whose amino-acid sequence MQHINFPLSLNNEWTSDYARFELSPNLADWLLHTGSLTERLKASCDVFYVELLGQHQIQLSNNMQKLLDCDDEQACLREVILRCDDKPIVYAQSLFPLSSLTGEQQRLAHLGHQPLGEVLFQDPSMQRQPFELATFDNTSAVAKLSNMLGHTAVQPMFGRRSVFRVNHKPILVNEIFLPLSTAYQ is encoded by the coding sequence ATGCAACACATTAATTTCCCCTTATCCTTAAATAATGAGTGGACAAGCGATTATGCGCGTTTTGAGCTCTCGCCCAATTTAGCTGATTGGTTACTACATACAGGCTCATTAACAGAGCGACTGAAAGCATCGTGTGATGTATTTTATGTGGAGTTATTAGGGCAACATCAGATTCAGTTATCTAACAATATGCAAAAATTGCTGGACTGTGATGATGAACAAGCATGTTTGCGTGAAGTGATTTTACGCTGTGATGATAAGCCCATTGTTTACGCACAAAGCCTTTTCCCACTTAGTTCGCTAACGGGAGAGCAACAACGCTTAGCGCACTTAGGTCATCAGCCACTGGGTGAGGTATTGTTTCAAGATCCAAGTATGCAGCGTCAGCCGTTTGAATTAGCAACATTTGATAACACATCAGCAGTGGCAAAATTATCGAACATGCTCGGTCATACCGCAGTGCAGCCAATGTTTGGTCGTCGATCTGTCTTTCGAGTCAATCATAAACCAATACTTGTAAATGAGATTTTTTTGCCGCTTAGCACGGCGTACCAATAG
- a CDS encoding metalloregulator ArsR/SmtB family transcription factor: protein MSPIQFYKCLADDTRLRCLLLIEDQQELCVCELTKALALSQPKVSRHLALLREQHVISARKEGQWMFYRIHDALPEWQKGIIKQTLSESTEYIAPALSLLNSMGSRPSRQTACC, encoded by the coding sequence ATGTCACCTATTCAATTTTATAAATGTTTGGCAGACGATACGCGGTTACGCTGTCTATTATTAATAGAAGATCAACAAGAGCTATGTGTATGCGAGCTCACTAAGGCGCTCGCATTAAGTCAGCCCAAAGTATCACGACATTTAGCTTTATTGCGCGAGCAACATGTAATTAGCGCACGTAAAGAGGGGCAATGGATGTTTTATCGCATTCATGATGCATTACCAGAATGGCAAAAAGGCATTATTAAACAAACACTAAGCGAAAGCACTGAGTACATCGCGCCAGCGCTTTCGTTATTAAATAGCATGGGCAGTCGTCCGAGCCGACAAACAGCATGCTGTTAG